The segment AGAAGACTTACTTTTAGGACAAACCCTGTAGTCCTACGTTGCTGTACCAAGCAGCTGACTGATTTTTCTATACGCCTCAAGTTAAGTCAGTTGTCAGCAAATCCATATATCACGGAACGATCGCACTCGTTGTTGTGCAACTCCGAGGCTGCTAATTTCGAAGCACCGAGGAAACCAATAAACAATAACAAAAGCGCGAACTACCATTTATTGGCATTTCTGGCATTTTTTCTGCACGTTGCTGTtcattagctttttgactgcatagttattgtaaattggcatcccaTATTCTATTCAGTAATCACCAACAAATGAGCATTGTTAGCACAATAAGAGGTTTAGCTGTACAGTTGCCGTATATTTCGCCAAAGTAgattttaagtagcatttaagatgACTAAAATGCTTATTGACCTACATTTGCGTTGTTAattcttattggttacctgagcATACAGCATATAGGGTGAAGGAAGTTATATTGCGCAAACAACTTTCTTCCGGATATCACATACACAGTATCATACTGCAATTGCCGGCATGGTTTATAAACAATAATGTAATGTTCATTCGAATCCGACCAtcaatttttaaactcaaatgAAAAGCTTTGTGCTTAAACGCCTTTACGTCAAGTCTAAAGACCCTTCTTTACCAACAGACTTCAcagcggaatttacgcggttttttacgcgaatttcggaatataCGCAGTtcttttttacgcaattttcggaatttacgcggtttatcacgcaaatttcggaatttatgcggttttttacgcgaatttcggaatttaagcggttttttatacgattttcggaatttacgcggtttttttccgcgattttcggaatttacgcgggttttacgcgattttcggaatttacgcggttttttacgcgaatttcggaatttacgcggttttttttacgcgaatttcggaatttacgcggttttttacgcgaatttcggaatttacgcggttttttacgcgattttgggaatttacgtggttttttacgcggttttgatttaagcgggacgtatccttcgcttaaaaagcgacttgagtgaaTTTTGAATTCAGTTCTACTCAGTATTTTGTCTAAAAATCTCAAGAGTGGGTTTGCGTTGTTCCTACACTATCAAAATTATCAACTATTATTCATGTTTATCATAAAATCATGAGTTTTCGTGTCCTTTAGAACACATAATGTTAGAAGTGGTAGACGGCGTACTATTTTATATCGttccaaaaacgaatacttttgctaGAGTCAAAATCGAAGAATACCAAATGCAAAATCTCACTCCCGCTCTAGCTTTTTCTTCGTTTAATTTTCTTCACGCCTTTTCAACCTCcaataaaatttttcaacaataaAACTGCAGAGCCTGACTACTTAATTATTGTCactaatacagttggatttcgaatttggcaacaaatgctcgtcgcctatgttgccaaaatcgaaaccgtgccaaaatcgatacccttttttaatattaaaaaattgaatgtaagtgtgttagaaattgactaaatattattaatcaacgattgcaaccttcttatgtttacaaaatccgtCAAGACCTATCCGTgaggtgcaagtaagtttttggcgacctgcggtaagacgtagtcctacggcaataaaaatattattgttcgaaaccgcaaactttttttcatgaacacacttagggcaatattttttcgtcatttaaagtatgtttgcggaaactgactgatatttaagcatatttttggaagtaagatattttgtgttgccaaaaacggatacttttgttgtcaaaatcgaaccatgccaaattcgcaatcccactgtattttgttttcaaaatttgaacagAATAACGTTCCATTACATAAATGAGCACTGCCAAAAAATGATGGTTACTTcacacttatacgccttactggaagcCCCTTGCGCACACGTGATTTATTGTTGCAGAGTTTTTCAAACAGGGAGCAAACAAACCATTAGCACAACCACAAATTAGCTATCTTTATCAGCTATCTATTTCGCTGCTATAAGCTTTCGTATGCTTATAAAGAGCGCTTAAGTGAAACATCAGGCATCAGGCTACTTAAAATTacattaaaatataaaaatatagcaATACATAGGATATATATATGCAGCTCTAGTAGACAAAGATTACATACAAAATAGTCAACAGAGAGTGCTTGCGTTTAATCATCGAGTGATACGCACTCTGTTTAATATAGACTCAGGCGCTGGAATTTTAACAAGGATACTGACATGTATCACGAATTTTTAACGCCAATTTTGGACTCCTTCGTTTTTAGGTCCACAGCATATTCTGCCCTGGATGACAGAGTGTTCATGAGGGGCTCGCACCAGCTCCACAAAAACAGTCCAATTGTGCTGAGTCGTATGATCTTGGAGACTAATTCACAGGTCTGTTACGTGAAATTTTTCGTTCCTTGATCGTTACTTGTAATAATTTAAACCAAATTGCGGCACGCACCCGTCGTGGCATGTTGCAGTCTTGTTAAAATTACAGCTGTTCTAGATTAAGAGCATTCAGTTCTGATACAAAAACATCGTTGATTATGGCCCTGTAACGGTCGCCATTAGCTGTTACGTTTTAGCTGGTATCATTGGGTCTTCCCCTGTACTAGTATACGGCATTTACTAGTCTTGAAAACGTTTTCATTAACAGATCTTAAAATTTAACGCTCATTGCTAGTATCCTGCTGAAGTTGGATGTCTTTCTGGCACCTTTGGCGGAGGTTCCATTACTATTAAACCGCTATAATGAGataactgaactgttcgatttatTGCCAGTTATacacagagccgtagcgtgacattgtggcgcccttggcggaaGCCAAATTTGGCGCCCTTGGCGAAAGCCCAATTTGGCGCCCCCCATTTCTTAACAAAAATTTCTGACTTGTATGCAGGTGTTGCCACAGGACCGTCGAGCAACCGTAGCACAATGGGCACCCTATCGCCCGACAGTCGATCGTAGACCTGCCGATCTGGGCACACAGTTGAATGCGCTATAGTCAATCTGTCAGCAACGATCAATCGAAAGACACGTGTCGAAAGTGGTAGTGCGGAGCAAATTATTAAAACTATTGTCTCGTTAAATTTATATTAAAATATTACTTATTATCTAATGTATCCTACGACTACGATTAAAACTAAAGCTAAAACTTAAAGTAGTAAAGGTAAAACTATGGTACAAATAAAATAACTAAACTAATCTAATATTCACTAAACTAGGATAAAAATCTAACCTCAGTTGGGCAGTCAGAAGAAAGGCCAGTAAAATATAAAGAGCCACTGAATTGTAAGTTGTGGATATAAATGTGAAGATATTATAATTAATAAGTTACGAAATATTTGTAGATTGAAACACCTGTAAAATATAGTTTCGATAGCGGTAGCTACGCCTTTCATTTCGCTGCGCCaacatttttcaataattcataCCACATGGCAACATCCGATGGACGTCCGGAATCGGTGCCGGCAGACCATGAGGGTTGCGTCGCCTGTGACAATCCAGATGCTGACCACAACTACGTCCAATGTGATCTGTGTGACCGATGGTGGCACTTTGCATGTGCAGGTGTCACGGACTCCATCAACGATCGTGCGTGGATTTGCTCCCATTGTTCAACGTTGCCACCGGCGAAACCCAGTTCGCCTATTCCGTCATCGAATAATTCCACTGCTGGTGTGCAACGAAACCTCGCCCTGCTTAAGCAACGGCAGGAGCTTGAGCTGCAACGAATGGAGCACCAATTGAAGCAGAAATTTCTGGATGAGCAGTTAGAGGTTATAAACCAAGCTATGAAAACCTCGCAACAAGAAAGCCGTCACGATGAAGCTGCCCCGTCTACAGACAGAAACAACCGAAACAATGATGCGATGGACAAAGGAGACGTGTGTGATCAGCAGAAACCAGCTACTCCACTCACATCTGTAAACAAGCAAAGTGACAACGTAGTGAGTATGATCCGCGATTTGGAAAGCAACCTCGAACGCTTGCAGTTGCAGCCAGCACCGTCGTCCCAGGCGTTAGACGACCTCCGTCAGCAGCTTGAGCAGTGTAAAGTACACCTGGGTTTGCATCCTACCGAATTTCGCATTAGTCCTACGGTAGGTAGACCCGAAATTATATTTCCAAATCCCTCCGGTGAACCGCGTTCGAGTTACCAACAACAAAGAAGTCTAGGGGCTATTAAGAAAAACTATGTAACGGGGAATTCCCATGCGATGGGTGATGTAGGTAATAATTATACGTACGAAAGtgttttccataataaaccgtGTGTTAATGCTCCTCATAAGTCCTCCACGATCCCTGCTACCACAATTTCCGCGTCTGTTAGAGAACAACAACGAGATGCATTCGGTTTTTGTGAATTTGAGCAAAATTTTCCCAGCGCGCGCCAGCAGCAGCGCGCTCCCGTTTTCAGTGATGATCAGCAGCGCGAGCATTTCGCGCGCTCAGCGAATGGAAATATACAATCCACCCCGTTAGCAGGAAGGATTAGTCAGCAGCAGCACGTGAATATTGGTCAGAACGGTCCGACCCCGCAACAGATAGCAGCGCGACAATCTTTAGCACGTGATCTTCCGCAATTCTCAGGCGACCCGGCGGAGTGGCCTATATTTATAGCCAACTATGAATACACGACAGCCGCGTGTGGGTACACGCTCGGAGAAAATATGTTGCGCTTGCAACGGTGCCTAAAGGGCCCCGCTTTGGAAACAGTCCGCAGCCGATTAGTGTTGCCAGGTACAGTTCCGCAGGTCATCGAAGCGCTTCGTAGGAGATACGGACGATCCGAACTGTTGATTAATGCCCTACTGGAGAAGGTACGAAGGATTCCGGCTCCCAAATCAGAAAAATTAGAAGGGCTTATCGATTATGGCATGGCAGTGCAAGCTCTTTGCGATCATATGGTAGCGGCAAACGAGCACGTTCATCTTACTAACCCCATGCTACTACAGGAGCTCGTGGGGAAGCTGCCACCAAATCAAAAGCTCTCGTGGGCTGCGTATAAGCGAAAGTGTGGCGATGAGGTGAACCTGAAAACGTTTAGCAGTTTCATGGAGGATATTGTTAGTGACGCATCCAGCGTAGTGTTACTCGAGCCAGAGTCTTACAGAGGTAAGGACAAATTAAGGTCTAGAGGGTATGTCAATTCCCATACGGAAACCAATCTCGAACAGTCGTTAGCAGTTGTTAGGCAAATTGACTGTAATCTTTGTGGCAAGGCAGGACACCGTTTACGTGATTGTTCTACTTTTAAGAATTTGAGTGTAGATGATCGTTGGCGAAAGGTGAGGGCTTTGTCGCTATGCCAGAATTGTCTTTTTAACCACGGTCGCCGAGCATGCCGAAGCAGAAATCGCTGTACTGTTGACAGTTGTCAATATCGTCATCACCCGTTGCTACATTCCACAAGACGGACTACGGCTGCCAACGTGCAGAGCTCACCAGCGGAGAGCCTTACCCACCAATCTCTTGGATCGAGTGTGTTATTCAGAGTAGTGCCAGTTACGCTTTACGGACGAACGGGTGAAGTGAACACATATGCCTTTTTAGATGAGGGCTCGTCGCTCACGCTGATGGATAGTGAAATAGCAGATCAGCTTAGAGTAAGCGGAACCGTTCAGCCACTGTGTCTTCGGTGGACGGGGAATACTTCAAGGGTCGAAGCAAATTCGAAGGTCGTTACTATTACAATTAAAGGAGCGGGATCGCAGAGGCGGTTCCAGATGCTGAACGTGCGTACGGTACCCAGCTTAAATCTTCCGAGTCAGACATTTCAAAGGGAAATCGCTGCCGAGCAATTTGGCCACCTCAAGCAGCTACCCTTACAAAGTTATAAGAATGCTGTTCCCAAGTTACTTATTGGGGTTGAACATTTACATTTGGCTGTTCCGCTGAAAGTCAGGGAAGGTAACGGAAAGGGACCGATTGCTGTTAAAACTAGGCTCGGTTGGTGCGTTTATGGGCGACAGCAACCGGGCGAGCGAAGTTTGTGTAATCTTCACGTCTGTGAATGCAATTATGATAGAGAGCTGCATGACGCTGTTAAGCGGTTCTATGACCTGGAAGAAACCGGAACGGGAAGCGCAGCACTGCTTACCAGGGATGAAAGGCGAGCATTAGACCTACTTGAGCAAACAACGGTACGCGTCGGGCAGAAATTCGAAACTGCATTATTGTGGAAAGATGATCATGTGGAACTACCAGACAGCTACCTCATGGCACTTCGCAGGTTAGAATGTTTAGAACGTAAGATGTCTCGGGATACAAAACTGAAGGAGAACGTTCACCGTCTAATGCAGGAATTTGTTGACAAGGGCTATATCCACAAGGCCAAGAAGGAAGAACTTGATGCCGCTGACCCTCGCAGAATATGGTATCTGCCTATTGGAGCTGTAACCAATCCAAAGAAACCGGAGAAAACACGAATTGTGTGGGATGCTGCGGCCAAAACGGATGGCGTGTCGTTAAATAGCATGCTGCTAAAAGGTCCAGACCAGTTGGTATCACTGTTGGGTGTGCTGTTCCGTTTCCGCCAGTTTAAGGTTGCGGTATCTTCTGACGTAAAGGAAATGTTCCTGCAGATATCAATGAGGGAGTGCGATAAGCATTCCCAGAGAATTCTTTGGAGAACTGATCCCCTCCAGAGCGCAGACATTTTTCTGGTAGATGTGGCGACGTTTGGGTCGACATGCTCACCCGCGTCGGCGCAATTCGTTAAAAATAAGAACGCACGAGAGCACGGTAAGGAATATCCTAGAGCGGCAGAGGGGATACTGCAAAGTACATATGTCGACGACTATTTGGATAGTTTCGGATCAGAGGAAGAAGCTAGTCGTGTCGCAGCAGAAGTGAGACTGATTTTTCGCAATGGCGGGTTCGTACTGAGAAATTGGATCTCGAATAATGACGGCGTATTGAAGCACCTTGGAGAAAAACAAGCTGCAACCAGTAAAAGTCTAATCACGACAAGCACGAACTGTGAGCGCGTGCTTGGAATGCTTTGGAACCCGCTAACAGATGAACTCTCGTTCAGCACTCGTATGAGCGACGAAGTTCAAACACTTCTGGAGAATGACGACAAACCAACAAAAAGACAAGTGCTACGCTGCGTCATGACGCTCTTCGATCCCCTAGGATTATTAGCAACCTTTCTGATCCACGGAAAGATCCTCGTTCAGGACTTGTGGCGTGCAGGCACTGGATGGGACgaggaagtggccgaaaaccAATACAGAGACTGGTGTAGGTGGATTAAGATGATTGCATTTATCGCAAGAATTCGTATCCCTCGCTGTTATTTCCCCGAAGCATCGGCGAAGACGTATGAACAAGCCGAACTCCATGTTTTCGTTGACGCCAGTCTCCTAGCATACGCTTGCGCTCTGTACCTTCGAACCACTTGCTCTGACGGCACGTTTCAATGTTCTTTAATCGCCGCAAAGGCAAAGGTAGCCCCGCTGAAGCCCATAACGATACCGAAGCTTGAACTGCAAGGTTGTATATTGGGCGCTAGAATGGCGAAATTTGTGCAGGCCAACCACACCATTTCTATAAGTAGAAGAATCCTGTGGACAGACAGCTCAGTCGCACTCTCGTGGATTCGCGCGGATCCTAGAAACTATCGGCCATTCGTGGCAAATCGGGTCGGCGAAATCCTCGAAACAACAACAGTGGATGAATGGAGATGGGTCCCCACCGAATCCAACCCGGCAGACGAAGCAACCAAATGGGGAAGTGGGCCATACTTCGGCAATAGTATGTGGTACAACGGACCAGAGTTTTTGCGCCAACCGGAAACAACTTGGCCGAATTTTATGGATACGACTGTGAGCACAACAGAAGAGATTCGAGCGTCAATTCTATTCCATGTCACATGGGAACCATTAGTCACTTACGACCGGTTTTCGAAATGGGAAAGATTACAGCGAAGTATGTCTTACGTGTTACGATTTCTGCACAACGCAAGAAGTAAGGGAAACAGGCGCGGAGGTCAGCTATCGCAATTCGAATTGGAGGCTGCCGAAATCGAAATATGGAAGCAGATTCAAATAGAAGTCTATCCAGATGAAGTGACGACACTGCAAAAGAACCTGGAGTTACCAGAAGAAAAGCGAAAGCCAATCGACAGATGCAGTTCCTTGTATCAGCTTGTACCGACGCTGGATGAACGAGGATTGATGCGACAATGTAGTCGTATTGCATCTGCGAAGCATATCCAACATACCGTACGTTATCCAATAATCCTTCCGCGGAAACACCGCTGTACAATGCTCCTTGTAGCGAAATACCATCGTGTTTACCGCCATGCGAACGCAGAGACGGTTGTGAACGAGATCCGTCAACTCTTTGTCATTCCGAAGCTTCGGACGCTAGTGAGAGAAGTTGGAAGAAATTGCGAATGGTGCAAAATTCGCCGAGCGCAGCCTGTAGTGCCGCCAATGGCGCCGTTACCGCACTCACGTCTAGCCGTTTATGATCGCCCGTTCAGCTACGTAGGCCTCGACTATTTCGGTCCACTGACGATTAAGCAAGGTCGTGCAAGCGTCAAAAGGTGGGTTGCACTGTTCACCTGTTTGACAGTACGTGCAGTACACCTCGAAATTGTACACAATCTTACAAGTTTCTCGTGTGTCTCAAGTATACGTCGTTTCGTCAACCGCCGCGGTTCGCCTGTGGAGATCTTCAGCGACAACGCAACGAACTTCCACGGAGCTGAACGAATGCTTCGTGAACAAATCAACCAACAATGTGCTGTTACGTTTACCAGTTCGAATACGAAATGGACCTTTATTCCGCCTGCTGCTCCGCATATGGGGGGCGCCTGGGAGCGCCTAGTCCGCTCAGTGAAGACGGCGATATCGGAAGCGTACACTGAAGGAAAACTTACAGACGAAGATTTACATACATTGATCGTGGAGGCGGAGGGCATAGTTAACCGTAGACCTCTAACATACCTACCGCTCGATTCCGCGGAATCTGAAGCATTGACCCCAAACCATTTTATTATGGGCAGCTCAAGCGGTGCTAAGCAACCCCTGGCAAACATTAATCACCAAAACGGGACTTCTCGTGAATCGTGGGACCAAATCCGAAGGCACTTGGATCGGTTTTGGCAGCGCTGGCTCAAGGAGTATTTGCCGGTACTTAGAAAACAAACTAAGTGGTTCGATGAAGCTCGTCGTGTAGAAACCGGGGACATAGTGCTTATAACAGATGAAGGCAAAAGGAATACCTGGATCCGCGGGCGTGTCATCGAAACAATCAGTGCGGCGGATGGTCGCGTTCGTCAAGCTGTGATCAAAACGGAGGGAGGAGTTCTTAGGCGGCCAGTATCTAGGTTAGCAGTACTCGACGTAGGAGTTAATCGTGCGACCCCCGGAACCATGGGACCGCACCCGGGGGAGAATGTTGCCACAGGACCGTCGAGCAACCGTAGCACAATGGGCACCCTATCGCCCGACAGTCGATCGTAGACCTGCCGATCTGGGCACACAGTTGAATGCGCTATAGTCAATCTGTCAGCAACGATCAATCGAAAGACACGTGTCGAAAGTGGTAGTGCGGAGCAAATTATTAAAACTATTGTCTCGTTAAATTTATATTAAAATATTACTTATTATCTAATGTATCCTACGACTACGATTAAAACTAAAGCTAAAACTTAAAGTAGTAAAGGTAAAACTATGGTACAAATAAAATAACTAAACTAATCTAATATTCACTAAACTAGGATAAAAATCTAACCTCAGTTGGGCAGTCAGAAGAAAGGCCAGTAAAATATAAAGAGCCACTGAATTGTAAGTTGTGGATATAAATGTGAAGATATTATAATTAATAAGTTACGAAATATTTGTAGATTGAAACACCTGTAAAATATAGTTTCGATAGCGGTAGCTACGCCTTTCATTTCGCTGCGCCAACAgcagggatttttggggccgaggaaggttcttttGATGATTAGCGACCTCtccccctctaagaggggggctcccttacaaatgaaacataaatttctgcataactcgagaactaatcaagcaaatggaaccaaatttggcatgtgggagtttttagaggcaagatttttttctgtggtgaattaggactcctccttTTAGAGGGGCGTGGCGACTGGCGCATCCGcataaaaacatcaatttttgaccaagtaacgggtggcaactaaaattttggaattttttcgaggcccttatgttcaacaacaaatgagctcagagagaaatgcgagtatgtatgtgttagctctctctcctctttttgttaatattttttgttttgtttatacttgcctagttttgctaaaaatggcttcgaaacaagaagcatttcgggagcgcgttgtacacttccacgaactgcaacagaaatctcagcaaaaagtttacggtacaacatttaaaaagcaaatatgttgcggcttcgactgttaaccatatcctaagatgcctaacaactattcgcaagcaaggtagtggaagaccagccaaaattatggacgcagaaggacatcgttctctttctcgtttcttcaacaacacgccctctggtttgactatcaattaagatgcgcCAGACCAAtggttgaagaaaattttgatgccgtttctacaaaaacatcatgcagatggacaatacgtgttttggccggatagagcatcatcgcattacgccaaaaaaacaatcgttcctgaatacccatacgatcccatttgtacccaaaaaccatgacccgaaaaatctgaacagccgattacggaccgttttcaaatgaacactaattttttttcaataatggataatgtatccttaatttcggttaatcagatcttctttatgtatctttgtctttttttgacagctcgagaaaaaaattccaaaattttagttgccacccgttacttcttcaccgtttagctGGTTGCTCCGACCTCCCGACCCAAGGCGCG is part of the Sabethes cyaneus chromosome 2, idSabCyanKW18_F2, whole genome shotgun sequence genome and harbors:
- the LOC128736541 gene encoding uncharacterized protein LOC128736541; the protein is MATSDGRPESVPADHEGCVACDNPDADHNYVQCDLCDRWWHFACAGVTDSINDRAWICSHCSTLPPAKPSSPIPSSNNSTAGVQRNLALLKQRQELELQRMEHQLKQKFLDEQLEVINQAMKTSQQESRHDEAAPSTDRNNRNNDAMDKGDVCDQQKPATPLTSVNKQSDNVVSMIRDLESNLERLQLQPAPSSQALDDLRQQLEQCKVHLGLHPTEFRISPTVGRPEIIFPNPSGEPRSSYQQQRSLGAIKKNYVTGNSHAMGDVGNNYTYESVFHNKPCVNAPHKSSTIPATTISASVREQQRDAFGFCEFEQNFPSARQQQRAPVFSDDQQREHFARSANGNIQSTPLAGRISQQQHVNIGQNGPTPQQIAARQSLARDLPQFSGDPAEWPIFIANYEYTTAACGYTLGENMLRLQRCLKGPALETVRSRLVLPGTVPQVIEALRRRYGRSELLINALLEKVRRIPAPKSEKLEGLIDYGMAVQALCDHMVAANEHVHLTNPMLLQELVGKLPPNQKLSWAAYKRKCGDEVNLKTFSSFMEDIVSDASSVVLLEPESYRGKDKLRSRGYVNSHTETNLEQSLAVVRQIDCNLCGKAGHRLRDCSTFKNLSVDDRWRKVRALSLCQNCLFNHGRRACRSRNRCTVDSCQYRHHPLLHSTRRTTAANVQSSPAESLTHQSLGSSVLFRVVPVTLYGRTGEVNTYAFLDEGSSLTLMDSEIADQLRVSGTVQPLCLRWTGNTSRVEANSKVVTITIKGAGSQRRFQMLNVRTVPSLNLPSQTFQREIAAEQFGHLKQLPLQSYKNAVPKLLIGVEHLHLAVPLKVREGNGKGPIAVKTRLGWCVYGRQQPGERSLCNLHVCECNYDRELHDAVKRFYDLEETGTGSAALLTRDERRALDLLEQTTVRVGQKFETALLWKDDHVELPDSYLMALRRLECLERKMSRDTKLKENVHRLMQEFVDKGYIHKAKKEELDAADPRRIWYLPIGAVTNPKKPEKTRIVWDAAAKTDGVSLNSMLLKGPDQLVSLLGVLFRFRQFKVAVSSDVKEMFLQISMRECDKHSQRILWRTDPLQSADIFLVDVATFGSTCSPASAQFVKNKNAREHGKEYPRAAEGILQSTYVDDYLDSFGSEEEASRVAAEVRLIFRNGGFVLRNWISNNDGVLKHLGEKQAATSKSLITTSTNCERVLGMLWNPLTDELSFSTRMSDEVQTLLENDDKPTKRQVLRCVMTLFDPLGLLATFLIHGKILVQDLWRAGTGWDEEVAENQYRDWCRWIKMIAFIARIRIPRCYFPEASAKTYEQAELHVFVDASLLAYACALYLRTTCSDGTFQCSLIAAKAKVAPLKPITIPKLELQGCILGARMAKFVQANHTISISRRILWTDSSVALSWIRADPRNYRPFVANRVGEILETTTVDEWRWVPTESNPADEATKWGSGPYFGNSMWYNGPEFLRQPETTWPNFMDTTVSTTEEIRASILFHVTWEPLVTYDRFSKWERLQRSMSYVLRFLHNARSKGNRRGGQLSQFELEAAEIEIWKQIQIEVYPDEVTTLQKNLELPEEKRKPIDRCSSLYQLVPTLDERGLMRQCSRIASAKHIQHTVRYPIILPRKHRCTMLLVAKYHRVYRHANAETVVNEIRQLFVIPKLRTLVREVGRNCEWCKIRRAQPVVPPMAPLPHSRLAVYDRPFSYVGLDYFGPLTIKQGRASVKRWVALFTCLTVRAVHLEIVHNLTSFSCVSSIRRFVNRRGSPVEIFSDNATNFHGAERMLREQINQQCAVTFTSSNTKWTFIPPAAPHMGGAWERLVRSVKTAISEAYTEGKLTDEDLHTLIVEAEGIVNRRPLTYLPLDSAESEALTPNHFIMGSSSGAKQPLANINHQNGTSRESWDQIRRHLDRFWQRWLKEYLPVLRKQTKWFDEARRVETGDIVLITDEGKRNTWIRGRVIETISAADGRVRQAVIKTEGGVLRRPVSRLAVLDVGVNRATPGTMGPHPGENVATGPSSNRSTMGTLSPDSRS